In Aliarcobacter faecis, a genomic segment contains:
- a CDS encoding helix-hairpin-helix domain-containing protein, which yields MNLATISKNSKRKENMNLIKLLNQKTNLPINIIENIIKLLEDGCTIPFIARYRKEFTNGATDNELRIFEEIYEYSKKLISRKEEIKNLLKEKNFLNEKISKDLDEAITLQALEDIYAPFKEKKSSRTTSAIENGLEPLANIIQSMKYSIEEINQKAKQYLNNNIKTVEDAINGAKDIIAQRYADDFKSKEILRNSIQNWGSLEITPTKDFDKNGLYVNFANINEKIKYIKSHRVLAILRAVNEKQLNIKVEIDENYILENIKKYKIPENASTSKELVFDSYKDGLKRLLLPSLKREAITNLKEKASKEAIELFGKNLKELLQTAPLVNQIILGIDPGYKTGCKLAVIDENGLFLTSAVIYPTKPKEDFINSSKVVLDLIKKYKITAIAIGNGTASRETANFIDILLKNENLDVKYAIVSEIGASVYSASKIASLEYPNLDVTIRGAISIAQRLRDPMAALVKIDPKSLGIGQYQHDVNPKELSQKIENITIDLVNKVGVDLNSASYKLLSFISGISEKLAQNIVEHREKIKKFSTKSELLKVKGIGAKSYEQSVGFLRIKDGLSILDNTAIHPEDYELTSKLQKNYDIEKITDFEKTANELNTTVFKIKDIVNELTKVGFDVRMDFNQVKFANDILDINDLKEGFILNGIVRNITDFGAFVDIGLKNDVLLHISQISQKRVNHPSEVLSINQNLENLKVISVDLEKQRVGVSLNK from the coding sequence ATGAATTTAGCTACAATTTCAAAAAATTCAAAAAGAAAAGAAAATATGAATTTAATCAAACTACTAAATCAAAAAACTAATTTACCAATAAATATTATTGAAAATATTATAAAACTTCTTGAAGATGGTTGTACTATTCCATTTATTGCAAGATATAGAAAAGAGTTTACAAATGGTGCAACCGATAATGAACTTAGAATTTTTGAAGAAATTTATGAATACTCAAAAAAATTAATTTCACGAAAAGAGGAGATAAAGAATCTTCTAAAAGAGAAAAATTTTTTAAATGAAAAAATATCAAAAGATTTAGATGAAGCTATAACTTTACAAGCTTTAGAAGATATTTATGCACCTTTTAAAGAGAAAAAATCTTCAAGAACTACAAGTGCCATAGAAAATGGACTAGAACCTCTAGCAAATATAATACAAAGTATGAAATACTCTATTGAAGAGATAAATCAAAAAGCAAAACAATATTTAAATAATAATATAAAAACAGTAGAAGATGCTATAAATGGTGCAAAAGATATAATTGCACAAAGATATGCAGATGATTTTAAATCAAAAGAGATTTTACGAAACTCTATCCAAAATTGGGGATCTTTAGAAATAACACCTACAAAAGATTTTGATAAAAATGGACTTTATGTAAACTTTGCAAATATTAATGAAAAGATAAAATATATAAAATCACATAGAGTTTTAGCAATTTTAAGAGCTGTAAATGAGAAACAACTAAATATAAAAGTTGAAATAGATGAAAACTATATTTTAGAGAATATAAAAAAATATAAAATTCCTGAAAATGCTTCTACCTCAAAAGAGTTAGTTTTTGATAGCTATAAAGATGGTCTAAAAAGGCTTCTATTACCAAGTTTAAAAAGAGAAGCTATAACAAACTTAAAAGAGAAAGCTTCAAAAGAGGCAATTGAACTTTTTGGTAAGAATCTAAAAGAGTTACTTCAAACAGCACCACTTGTAAACCAAATAATACTTGGTATTGACCCAGGATATAAAACTGGTTGTAAATTAGCTGTAATTGATGAAAATGGGCTTTTTTTGACTAGTGCAGTTATATATCCTACAAAACCAAAAGAGGATTTTATAAATTCATCAAAAGTAGTTTTAGATTTAATCAAAAAATATAAAATCACCGCTATAGCTATTGGAAATGGAACAGCAAGTAGAGAAACAGCAAATTTTATAGATATCCTATTAAAAAATGAAAATTTAGATGTGAAATATGCAATAGTTAGTGAAATAGGAGCAAGTGTTTATTCCGCTTCAAAAATAGCCTCTTTAGAGTATCCAAATCTTGATGTAACTATTCGTGGAGCAATCTCTATTGCACAAAGACTTCGTGATCCAATGGCAGCACTAGTAAAAATAGACCCAAAATCTTTAGGAATTGGTCAATATCAACACGATGTAAACCCAAAAGAGCTAAGCCAAAAGATAGAAAATATTACAATTGATTTGGTAAATAAAGTTGGGGTTGATTTAAACTCTGCTTCATATAAACTTCTTTCATTTATCTCTGGAATTAGTGAAAAACTAGCACAAAATATTGTAGAGCATAGAGAAAAGATTAAAAAATTTAGCACAAAAAGTGAGCTTTTAAAAGTAAAAGGAATAGGAGCAAAATCTTATGAACAAAGTGTAGGATTTTTACGAATAAAAGATGGATTATCGATACTAGATAATACAGCAATTCATCCTGAAGATTATGAACTTACTTCAAAATTACAAAAAAATTATGATATAGAAAAAATTACTGATTTTGAAAAAACCGCAAATGAATTAAATACAACAGTTTTTAAAATAAAAGATATAGTAAATGAACTTACAAAAGTGGGCTTTGATGTAAGAATGGATTTTAATCAAGTAAAATTTGCAAATGATATTTTAGATATAAATGACCTAAAAGAGGGATTTATTTTAAATGGAATTGTAAGAAATATCACAGATTTTGGAGCTTTTGTAGATATTGGTCTAAAAAATGATGTCCTACTTCATATTTCACAAATCAGTCAAAAAAGAGTAAATCACCCTAGTGAAGTTTTAAGTATAAATCAGAATTTAGAGAATCTAAAAGTTATAAGTGTGGATTTAGAAAAACAAAGAGTTGGAGTAAGTTTAAACAAATAA
- a CDS encoding zinc-binding metallopeptidase family protein, with translation MGASFLNEPKSIGLFLDLLKQLIRVPSVTGAEHSFLIYIKRELEELGIQTEHYDGLLVAKGSKPLSGMLSAHIDRHGIICTGPNEFQFAAFLAKNRSDLRGNSLSEQTYQQIAKRYVNQNVIAYEPYNGSYLGMGRIKDAFIKEEINNLIFSIEGLNHLLPSTPVAFMDRLVQKDELISAQLDNVISAAIIIFLYQNGFSGTAFFTAQEEAGKSWRFVYEWFRKNSITTDKLIVLDTSPYENREEADKQLVVLRNKDANAKFKSPLLKELKKLCKKHKITYSCKDEFIAKKNHLRVEQGLKPISIGSTELGRIVMESNGSIQGATLQIPTTGYHTVEETASIKSIEAILFILSSLYLEEKI, from the coding sequence TTGGGTGCTTCATTTTTGAATGAGCCAAAAAGTATAGGTCTATTTTTAGATCTTTTAAAACAACTTATAAGAGTTCCTTCTGTTACAGGTGCTGAACACTCTTTTTTAATTTATATAAAAAGAGAGCTCGAAGAACTAGGTATACAAACAGAACATTATGATGGTTTACTTGTTGCTAAAGGCTCAAAACCACTTAGTGGTATGTTAAGTGCTCATATTGATAGACATGGTATAATTTGTACTGGTCCAAATGAGTTCCAATTTGCAGCTTTTTTAGCTAAAAATCGCTCTGATTTAAGAGGAAATTCCCTTTCTGAACAAACTTATCAACAAATTGCAAAAAGATATGTAAACCAAAATGTAATAGCTTATGAACCATATAATGGAAGCTATTTAGGAATGGGGAGGATAAAAGATGCCTTCATAAAAGAGGAGATAAACAATCTTATCTTTAGTATAGAAGGTTTAAATCATCTACTTCCTAGTACTCCTGTTGCTTTTATGGATAGACTTGTTCAAAAAGATGAACTAATCTCTGCTCAATTGGATAATGTTATTTCAGCTGCCATAATAATATTTTTATATCAAAATGGGTTTTCTGGAACAGCATTTTTTACAGCTCAAGAAGAGGCTGGAAAGAGCTGGAGATTTGTATATGAATGGTTTAGAAAAAATAGTATAACTACTGATAAACTAATAGTTTTAGATACAAGCCCTTATGAAAATAGAGAAGAAGCTGATAAACAACTAGTTGTTTTACGAAATAAAGATGCAAATGCAAAATTTAAATCTCCACTTTTAAAAGAGTTAAAAAAGCTTTGTAAAAAACATAAAATTACCTACTCTTGCAAAGATGAATTTATAGCTAAAAAAAATCATCTAAGAGTTGAGCAAGGTTTAAAACCTATAAGTATTGGTAGTACGGAACTTGGAAGAATTGTTATGGAATCAAATGGGTCTATTCAAGGAGCAACCTTACAAATACCAACAACAGGTTATCATACTGTTGAAGAGACTGCATCTATTAAATCAATAGAGGCAATTTTATTTATTCTTAGTAGTTTATACTTAGAAGAAAAGATTTAA
- a CDS encoding nitrite/sulfite reductase translates to MAQLSELELLKASRNPLRVIDDLYKEALEGIPLKDEYIGLLKWYGMYPHINKDGLEDKKYFMKRIKLVDARMNLEQLRVMSEIGIKYAKGLVDFTTRQNVQFHYILIKDIPAIFDLLNSVGLTSRMASGDGPRPIMTCPVSGLDNSEIYNVQELLKSVDTYFDKNDDRFCNFPRKFKMGISGCGHHCANHEIQDVAFTAFKDDNGEVLFDLTIGGGLSKSKQIATRAKKYVKAEQILDVSVACAEIFRDNGNRDSRNKARVRHLLNDWGIEKFVDEIEKILGYKLLDGEIEPEISSFEDRNHFGINKQKEVGFSYVGFATNSGRVPGEHFVKFYEICKKYNAGGIALTATQNFVVYDVKDEVVQELANEFEALGYPYKPTAFRARLQSCTGREFCKFGITETKEYAKNIVVELEDRLKDFNEDVAISFSGCTHGCSQPHIADIGLIGCMMRYEGQRVEGYEILLGGNLQGVNSRLSQKIGVKVPSNKVVDYIVSLVDDYKKDSKGTLRFKDYLASIEPLNTGSDEE, encoded by the coding sequence ATGGCACAATTATCTGAACTTGAACTTTTAAAGGCATCTAGAAATCCTTTGAGAGTAATTGATGATTTATATAAAGAAGCACTTGAAGGAATCCCTTTGAAAGATGAATATATTGGGCTTTTAAAATGGTATGGTATGTATCCACATATAAATAAAGATGGTCTTGAAGATAAAAAATATTTTATGAAAAGAATAAAATTAGTTGATGCTAGAATGAATTTAGAACAATTAAGAGTTATGAGTGAAATTGGAATAAAATATGCAAAAGGTTTAGTTGATTTTACAACTAGACAAAATGTACAGTTTCACTATATTTTAATTAAAGATATTCCAGCTATTTTTGATTTATTAAATAGCGTGGGTTTAACTTCAAGAATGGCATCAGGTGATGGACCAAGACCTATTATGACCTGTCCTGTTAGTGGTTTAGATAATAGTGAGATTTATAATGTACAAGAGCTTTTAAAAAGCGTTGATACCTATTTTGATAAAAATGATGATAGATTTTGTAATTTCCCAAGAAAATTTAAGATGGGAATAAGTGGTTGTGGACATCATTGTGCAAATCATGAGATACAAGATGTTGCATTTACAGCTTTTAAAGATGATAATGGAGAAGTTCTTTTTGACTTAACTATTGGTGGAGGATTATCAAAATCTAAACAAATAGCAACAAGAGCAAAAAAATATGTAAAAGCAGAACAGATTTTAGATGTAAGTGTTGCTTGTGCTGAAATTTTTAGAGATAATGGAAATAGAGATAGTAGAAATAAAGCAAGAGTAAGACATCTTTTAAATGATTGGGGGATAGAAAAATTTGTAGATGAGATTGAAAAAATCTTAGGTTACAAACTTCTTGATGGTGAAATTGAACCAGAAATTAGCTCATTTGAAGATAGAAATCACTTTGGGATAAATAAACAAAAAGAAGTAGGTTTCTCATATGTTGGTTTTGCTACAAATTCTGGAAGAGTTCCTGGAGAACATTTTGTTAAGTTTTACGAAATTTGTAAAAAATATAATGCAGGAGGAATAGCACTTACAGCTACTCAAAATTTTGTGGTTTATGATGTAAAAGATGAGGTAGTTCAAGAGTTAGCAAATGAGTTTGAAGCTTTAGGTTATCCATATAAACCAACAGCTTTTAGAGCAAGACTTCAATCATGTACAGGAAGAGAGTTCTGTAAATTTGGAATAACTGAAACTAAAGAGTATGCAAAAAATATAGTTGTTGAACTTGAAGATAGACTTAAAGATTTTAATGAAGATGTTGCTATCTCTTTTTCAGGTTGTACTCATGGCTGTTCGCAACCGCATATTGCTGATATTGGATTAATTGGTTGTATGATGAGATATGAAGGGCAAAGAGTTGAAGGGTATGAGATACTTTTAGGTGGAAATTTACAAGGAGTAAATAGTAGACTTTCTCAAAAAATAGGTGTAAAAGTTCCATCAAACAAAGTTGTTGATTATATTGTATCATTAGTTGATGATTATAAAAAAGATAGTAAAGGTACTTTAAGGTTTAAAGACTATTTAGCCTCTATTGAACCTCTTAACACAGGAAGTGATGAAGAATAA
- a CDS encoding diguanylate cyclase domain-containing protein produces MFIRKLLLILFICSNLFAKEKITLYPDWLEQFQFAGYYIAKEKGFYESFDLDVEIKPFNQDINIVDEVINNSATYGIGKSSLILDKYNDKNIIFISSIFQESPLILISLKDKNINSISDLKNKRIMITDDAKQSATIKSILNIDKGFDISNVKILPHSGDINDLINNKTDVMAYYLSNEPYTLSKKGIDFNYFSTNFLNFNFYEGIIFTSQNEVLTNPYRVQSFDKASLMGWEYAFSNIEESARIIFEKYNSQNRTLDELIYEGNVLKELAKFDSGLLGDINLDRIEDIKKFYTYSGINKSLSTFNSKSIIFNKDYLVLNNNQKNYLKDNIFALLLKDLNAPFSFKIGNEFKGFEVDFWNLLSNKLSKSFSTEEILSHNIPNIFSNSIKATFVYSYEKPIKKDKVYTKPIAQIPLVIATKNNKNFITDLSTFEKIKIGVLSSLNIKGKLLSLYPKIEFIEFEADDIALKALSKDIIYGYINNVYSLNSSINKGHLDDIKINSSLDIFLNSYLELDIKNKEFRNILDLGISKIKKDEISTVLNAYSQIFFKENIDYKQFLQITIPFLVIIALILYLNYRLNKEIKLREATQKELLALATNDTLTNIFNRRKIEEICEHQIKLASRYKTPFYIIFFDLNDFKPINDNFGHHAGDEVLIKVANTISNHIRKSDSFGRWGGDEFLITLPQTNINQANSLVDILENHLSNISFDFDKNLKISCSFGCYEYKDGDSLDDMIKKADEIMYDFKIIYKNKGLNLLI; encoded by the coding sequence ATGTTTATTAGAAAATTATTATTAATACTTTTTATTTGTTCAAATTTATTTGCTAAAGAAAAAATAACTTTATATCCCGACTGGTTAGAACAGTTTCAATTTGCAGGCTACTATATAGCTAAAGAGAAAGGTTTTTATGAAAGCTTTGATTTAGATGTAGAAATTAAGCCTTTTAATCAGGATATAAATATTGTAGATGAAGTTATAAATAATAGTGCAACTTATGGAATTGGAAAATCTTCTCTTATTTTAGATAAATACAATGATAAGAATATTATATTTATCTCTAGTATTTTTCAAGAATCACCCTTAATTTTAATTAGTCTAAAAGATAAAAATATAAACTCTATCTCTGATTTAAAAAATAAAAGAATTATGATTACAGATGATGCAAAACAAAGTGCTACAATCAAATCTATTTTAAATATTGATAAAGGTTTTGATATATCAAATGTAAAAATATTACCTCATTCTGGAGATATTAATGATTTAATAAATAATAAAACTGATGTTATGGCCTATTATTTATCAAATGAACCCTATACTTTAAGTAAGAAAGGTATAGATTTTAACTACTTCTCTACAAATTTCTTAAACTTCAACTTTTATGAAGGTATTATTTTTACCTCACAAAATGAAGTTTTGACAAATCCATATAGAGTTCAAAGCTTTGATAAAGCTTCATTAATGGGTTGGGAATATGCTTTTTCAAATATTGAAGAGAGTGCAAGAATTATTTTTGAAAAGTATAACAGCCAAAATAGAACATTAGATGAATTAATTTATGAAGGGAATGTCTTAAAAGAGTTAGCAAAATTTGATTCTGGTTTGTTAGGTGATATAAATCTTGATAGAATTGAAGATATTAAGAAATTTTACACTTATAGTGGTATCAACAAAAGCCTTAGCACTTTCAATTCAAAATCAATAATTTTCAATAAAGATTATCTAGTTTTAAATAATAATCAAAAAAACTACTTAAAAGATAATATATTTGCACTTTTATTAAAAGATTTAAATGCACCTTTCTCATTTAAAATAGGTAATGAATTTAAAGGATTTGAAGTAGATTTTTGGAATTTACTTTCTAATAAATTATCAAAATCTTTTAGTACAGAAGAGATTTTAAGTCATAATATTCCTAATATTTTCTCAAACTCAATAAAAGCAACTTTTGTCTATTCTTATGAAAAACCTATAAAAAAAGATAAAGTTTATACAAAACCAATAGCACAAATTCCTTTAGTTATTGCAACAAAAAATAATAAAAACTTCATTACAGATTTATCAACTTTTGAAAAGATAAAAATAGGAGTTTTAAGCTCCCTAAATATAAAAGGTAAACTTCTATCTTTATATCCCAAAATAGAATTTATTGAGTTTGAAGCAGATGATATAGCTTTAAAAGCTTTAAGTAAAGATATAATTTATGGATATATAAATAATGTTTATTCATTAAATTCAAGTATAAATAAAGGTCATCTTGATGATATAAAAATAAATTCCTCTTTAGATATATTTTTAAACTCTTATTTAGAGCTTGATATAAAAAATAAAGAGTTCAGAAATATTTTAGACTTAGGAATATCAAAAATAAAAAAAGATGAGATATCCACTGTTTTAAATGCTTATTCGCAAATCTTTTTTAAAGAAAATATAGATTATAAACAATTTTTACAAATCACTATTCCATTTTTAGTAATTATTGCTCTAATTTTATATTTAAATTATAGACTTAATAAAGAGATAAAATTAAGAGAAGCAACTCAAAAAGAGCTTCTTGCTCTTGCAACAAATGATACTCTAACAAATATCTTTAATAGAAGGAAAATAGAAGAGATTTGTGAACATCAAATAAAATTAGCCTCTAGATATAAGACACCTTTTTATATTATATTTTTTGATTTAAATGATTTTAAACCAATAAATGATAATTTTGGTCATCATGCGGGAGATGAAGTTTTAATAAAAGTAGCAAATACAATTTCAAATCATATAAGAAAATCTGATAGTTTTGGAAGATGGGGTGGAGATGAATTTTTAATAACTCTTCCTCAAACAAATATAAATCAAGCAAACTCTTTGGTAGATATTTTAGAAAATCATCTTTCAAATATAAGTTTTGATTTTGATAAAAATTTAAAAATCTCTTGTAGTTTTGGATGTTATGAATATAAAGATGGGGATTCTTTAGATGATATGATAAAAAAAGCTGATGAAATTATGTATGATTTTAAAATTATTTATAAAAACAAAGGATTAAATCTTTTGATTTAA
- a CDS encoding PepSY-associated TM helix domain-containing protein, which translates to MNESRLKLFKQRLFSLHIACGVTFSIIMYLAIFFGLFTIFLPYIQAWEKPSRYIQKADITKIDYNYMVEEVLKNPDFPKDNIIINLPGRIGETAVNVQNRFVKPIIFDPFTNEKLEDESKDSTYLAEFLNELHFGQPLKLIGRLVFGFVAVGTLSLIVTGLILIYLFKFKYRAKNQQALFSTIHIKILTWSFLPFLLITISGAVMNIGLISAPPMSKMLTHGEAKSIDELVGSVLFPANKPIKKENISASMLSLNELLIKAQEINPQLTFKQIKLLNWNDITARVEFIGYNPYKPFLNGGIFNIPFVALNAHTGELLENKKVLDNTIPVFIGETLFFLHFLFGIDIFSRTIVAIIMALCGVAIGFGMMLWLEKKAKKVEGKIPFYHWMGKLSLASMIGVIPATATLFLLQWTLPFDLEDRVLWQQGIFYNVWLFTLFWSYYRINSFQASKEFLFFGGVLFIITALLHFIKFKVFISNILGVDIALALFGLLLIFISIKLPKNRKDFILTKILNKGKTDEKTI; encoded by the coding sequence ATGAATGAATCAAGATTAAAACTATTTAAACAAAGACTTTTTAGCCTACATATAGCTTGTGGTGTTACTTTTTCTATTATTATGTATCTTGCCATCTTTTTTGGGCTATTTACAATATTTTTACCATATATACAAGCTTGGGAAAAACCATCACGCTACATACAAAAAGCTGATATTACAAAAATAGATTACAACTATATGGTTGAAGAAGTTTTAAAAAATCCAGATTTCCCAAAAGATAATATAATTATAAATTTACCAGGGCGTATTGGTGAGACAGCAGTTAATGTACAAAATAGATTTGTAAAACCTATAATATTTGACCCTTTTACAAATGAAAAACTAGAAGATGAAAGTAAAGATAGTACATACTTAGCTGAATTTTTAAATGAGCTACATTTTGGACAACCTTTAAAACTTATTGGAAGATTAGTTTTTGGATTTGTAGCAGTTGGAACTCTGTCTTTAATAGTTACTGGGTTAATTTTAATCTATCTATTTAAATTTAAATATAGAGCAAAAAATCAACAAGCCCTATTTTCAACAATACATATAAAAATTCTCACTTGGAGTTTCTTACCATTTTTACTTATAACTATAAGTGGTGCAGTTATGAATATAGGTCTAATATCAGCTCCACCTATGTCAAAAATGTTAACTCATGGTGAGGCAAAATCAATAGATGAACTTGTAGGAAGTGTACTTTTCCCTGCAAATAAACCTATAAAAAAGGAGAATATCTCTGCTTCTATGCTCTCTTTAAATGAGCTTTTAATAAAAGCCCAAGAGATAAATCCACAGCTAACTTTTAAACAAATAAAACTACTAAATTGGAATGATATAACAGCAAGAGTTGAATTTATAGGATATAACCCATACAAACCCTTTTTAAATGGCGGGATTTTTAATATCCCTTTTGTAGCACTAAATGCACATACAGGAGAACTACTTGAAAATAAAAAAGTTCTTGATAATACTATTCCAGTATTTATAGGAGAAACTCTATTTTTCCTACACTTTTTATTTGGTATAGATATTTTTTCAAGAACTATTGTAGCAATTATAATGGCACTTTGTGGAGTTGCTATTGGGTTTGGTATGATGCTATGGCTTGAAAAAAAAGCAAAAAAAGTGGAAGGAAAAATACCTTTTTATCACTGGATGGGAAAACTATCTTTAGCTTCTATGATAGGTGTTATTCCTGCAACTGCAACTTTATTTTTACTTCAATGGACTTTACCATTTGATTTAGAAGATAGAGTTTTATGGCAACAAGGGATTTTTTATAATGTTTGGTTATTTACCCTATTTTGGTCATATTATAGAATAAACTCTTTTCAAGCTAGTAAAGAGTTTTTATTTTTTGGTGGTGTTTTATTTATAATAACTGCCCTTTTACATTTTATAAAATTTAAAGTTTTTATCTCAAATATTTTAGGTGTTGATATAGCGTTAGCTCTATTTGGTTTATTATTGATTTTTATCTCTATAAAATTACCAAAAAATAGGAAAGATTTCATACTAACTAAAATTTTAAACAAAGGAAAAACAGATGAAAAAACTATTTAA
- a CDS encoding TonB-dependent siderophore receptor, whose translation MKNISIKLCAILLTSQTIYAQEITRLEEITISEQAYSKYQNEAKPELNRTQISKEDTAKSIQTFNKTFIEDAQLQNIEDIIEMSSNTVYTGDNHGRTNEISMRGFAGVPILFDGLKLTNKLAHSEVYNLESVEVLKGPDSLQYGQSSPGGLVNLVTKKPTKDSLAKIEFEVTDNPSYSPKLDVGGALNENKSLYFRLSSVLKYDEGWTNSNTDINRVFIAPSLAYDINDNNVITFVTEYTDEKTPSSFGTYVDNNGKLVTDIKNILSSPDEEFKKTQKIAGFDFDTIYDTWNSSFKYRYIDYVGDNGNVHISTLGYNKPTNSVNRFYAYQKQEFQEHALQYTLNKEVDIFNLKNRFTIGADYNKSYSKLDFFSARPPLYPLYLSNLVYEPLTSLNDHPNAINMSSPKTDIENYGIFLQDNINITDDLIFSAGVRYDEVKPKNSQKSDATTPQFGLVYHLTPQTTLFTNYSESFTPTSRQDKDGKILNPEKGKGYEFGVKQKLFDDSFDLTTSLFKIEKDNVAVLDLANSGGTFVYKQSGIQTSQGFELDLNGDITSNWSIIASYGYVNTKDKDINNNELRNIPHHTANLFTTYKLTALNLPDYYIGGGARYIGSRYANDTNSIELDSALIYNATIGYKKGNWKANLSVQNLSNEKYVDGAINNGTAGGYEWARVYVGTPRTILASISYTF comes from the coding sequence ATGAAAAACATATCAATTAAGCTTTGTGCCATATTATTAACAAGCCAAACAATATACGCTCAAGAGATTACAAGATTAGAAGAGATTACTATTAGTGAACAAGCTTATTCTAAATATCAAAATGAAGCAAAACCAGAGTTAAATAGAACTCAAATCTCAAAAGAGGATACAGCAAAATCTATTCAAACTTTTAATAAAACTTTTATTGAAGATGCACAACTTCAAAACATTGAAGATATTATAGAAATGTCTTCAAATACAGTTTATACTGGAGATAATCATGGAAGAACAAATGAAATATCTATGAGAGGATTTGCAGGAGTTCCAATACTTTTTGATGGTTTAAAACTTACAAATAAGTTAGCTCATTCTGAAGTTTATAACCTTGAATCAGTTGAAGTTCTAAAAGGTCCTGATTCACTACAATATGGTCAATCAAGCCCTGGTGGATTAGTAAATTTAGTTACAAAAAAGCCTACAAAAGACTCTTTAGCAAAAATAGAGTTTGAAGTAACAGATAATCCATCATATAGCCCAAAACTTGATGTTGGGGGAGCATTAAATGAAAATAAATCTTTATATTTTAGACTATCTTCTGTTTTAAAATATGATGAAGGTTGGACAAATAGTAATACAGATATAAATAGAGTTTTTATAGCTCCTTCTTTAGCCTATGATATAAATGACAATAATGTTATAACTTTTGTAACTGAATATACAGATGAAAAAACTCCTTCAAGTTTTGGAACTTATGTCGATAATAATGGAAAACTTGTAACTGATATTAAAAACATTCTTTCAAGTCCTGATGAAGAGTTCAAAAAAACACAAAAAATTGCTGGATTTGATTTTGATACTATTTATGATACTTGGAACTCAAGCTTCAAATATAGATATATAGACTATGTTGGAGATAATGGAAATGTTCATATATCAACACTTGGTTACAATAAACCTACAAATAGCGTAAATAGATTTTATGCTTATCAAAAACAAGAGTTTCAAGAACATGCGTTACAATATACTTTAAATAAAGAAGTCGATATTTTTAATTTAAAAAATAGATTTACTATAGGAGCTGATTATAATAAATCTTACTCAAAACTAGATTTTTTTAGTGCAAGACCTCCTTTATATCCTCTATATTTATCAAATTTAGTATATGAACCTCTTACAAGTTTAAATGATCATCCTAATGCTATAAATATGTCTTCACCAAAAACAGATATAGAAAATTATGGAATATTTTTACAAGATAATATAAATATTACAGATGATTTAATTTTTAGTGCAGGTGTTAGATATGATGAAGTAAAACCTAAAAATAGTCAAAAAAGTGATGCAACAACTCCACAATTTGGTTTAGTTTATCATCTAACACCACAGACTACACTTTTTACAAATTACTCTGAATCTTTTACTCCAACTTCAAGACAAGATAAAGATGGGAAAATATTAAATCCAGAAAAGGGGAAAGGGTATGAATTTGGTGTAAAACAAAAACTATTTGACGATAGTTTTGATTTAACTACATCTTTATTTAAAATAGAAAAAGATAATGTTGCAGTACTCGATTTAGCTAACTCAGGAGGTACTTTTGTATATAAACAAAGTGGTATACAAACAAGTCAAGGATTTGAACTAGATTTAAATGGAGATATCACATCAAACTGGTCTATTATTGCCTCTTATGGATATGTAAATACAAAAGATAAAGATATTAATAATAATGAATTAAGAAATATCCCTCATCATACAGCAAATCTTTTTACAACTTATAAATTAACAGCTCTAAATCTTCCAGATTATTATATTGGTGGAGGAGCAAGATATATAGGAAGTAGATATGCAAATGATACAAATAGTATTGAACTTGACTCTGCACTTATTTATAATGCAACTATAGGATATAAAAAAGGAAATTGGAAAGCAAACTTAAGTGTTCAAAATCTAAGTAATGAAAAATATGTAGATGGAGCAATAAACAATGGAACAGCTGGTGGTTATGAATGGGCAAGAGTATATGTAGGAACTCCTAGAACTATTTTAGCATCTATTAGTTATACATTTTAA